From Salipiger profundus, a single genomic window includes:
- a CDS encoding M48 family metallopeptidase — translation MGQITLPGNPPIAVVLRRSAQARRLSLRLSQIDGRVTLTMPRRLPEREALGFLREKEAWLRGHLEARGADVAVGLGAVLPVEGVARLLKPGQGRAVTLGTDAIEVPGAAERVPARVQGWLRTLARDRLAEASDRHAAALGRPYTKLTLRDTRSRWGSCTADGALMYSWRLVLAPPEVLDYVAAHEVAHLAEMNHSGAFWAVVERLYGDWRPARNWLRDEGGGLHRYRFSD, via the coding sequence ATGGGGCAGATCACGCTTCCTGGCAACCCGCCGATCGCGGTCGTGCTGCGCCGCTCGGCGCAAGCGCGGCGGCTGTCGCTGCGGCTCAGCCAGATCGACGGGCGGGTCACGCTGACCATGCCGCGCCGGCTGCCCGAGCGCGAGGCCCTGGGCTTCCTGCGCGAAAAGGAGGCCTGGCTGCGCGGCCACCTCGAGGCGCGCGGTGCCGATGTGGCGGTGGGGCTTGGTGCGGTGCTGCCTGTCGAGGGCGTGGCGCGGCTGCTGAAACCCGGGCAGGGGCGTGCGGTGACGCTTGGTACGGACGCGATCGAGGTGCCGGGCGCGGCCGAGCGCGTGCCGGCGCGGGTGCAGGGCTGGCTGCGCACGCTGGCCCGCGACCGGCTGGCAGAGGCCTCGGACCGCCATGCCGCGGCGCTCGGGCGGCCCTATACCAAGCTCACGCTGCGGGACACGCGGTCGCGCTGGGGGTCCTGCACCGCCGACGGCGCGCTGATGTATTCCTGGCGGCTGGTGCTCGCCCCGCCCGAGGTGCTCGACTACGTCGCGGCCCACGAGGTGGCGCACCTGGCCGAGATGAACCACAGCGGCGCCTTCTGGGCGGTGGTGGAACGGCTCTACGGCGACTGGCGCCCGGCCCGGAACTGGCTGCGCGACGAAGGCGGCGGGCTGCACCGCTACCGTTTCTCGGATTGA
- a CDS encoding GntR family transcriptional regulator, which translates to MSAAVRPVEIVSSAHDRVYRGLRSRIMLGQIAPGEALTLRGIGKEFEVSMTPAREAVRRLVAEGALSMSSSGRVQTPELSNERIEELAALRALIEVELASRALPRAHMALIDRLQTINGTIAEVVRNRDAVGYIRSNLEFHRTLYLRAQAPAMLAMAETVWLQLGPTMRALYGRLRRSEAPQFHRLMIAALKAGDEPGLRLAVRSDVTQGLRMLTS; encoded by the coding sequence ATGAGCGCCGCTGTCCGTCCCGTCGAAATCGTCTCCTCTGCCCATGACCGTGTCTACCGCGGTCTGCGCAGCCGAATCATGCTGGGCCAGATCGCCCCGGGCGAGGCGCTGACGCTGCGCGGCATCGGCAAGGAGTTCGAGGTCTCGATGACCCCGGCGCGGGAAGCCGTGCGCCGGCTGGTCGCCGAGGGCGCGCTCAGCATGTCGTCTTCGGGGCGGGTGCAGACCCCCGAGCTGTCGAACGAACGGATCGAGGAGCTGGCCGCGCTGCGGGCGCTGATCGAGGTCGAGCTGGCCTCGCGGGCGCTGCCGCGCGCGCACATGGCGCTGATCGACCGGCTCCAGACCATCAACGGCACGATTGCCGAGGTCGTCCGGAACCGCGACGCGGTGGGCTACATCCGCTCGAACCTCGAGTTCCACCGCACGCTCTATCTGCGGGCACAGGCCCCGGCGATGCTGGCGATGGCAGAGACCGTCTGGCTTCAGCTCGGCCCTACGATGCGTGCGCTTTACGGGCGGCTGCGACGCTCGGAAGCGCCGCAGTTCCACCGCCTGATGATCGCCGCGCTCAAGGCCGGCGACGAGCCCGGCCTGCGGCTGGCGGTGCGCTCGGACGTGACGCAGGGCCTGCGGATGCTCACCAGCTGA
- a CDS encoding efflux RND transporter periplasmic adaptor subunit: MANPRNRTRLILWSLLALLLGSALLAAFWPRPVLVDLGTVTRGPLTVTIDEEGRTRVHDVYVVSTPVAGRLLRVQAIAGDAVEQGRPVAHMRPTNPDALDIRTREQATAAVAAAQAALKVAEAEVNAADADAELAASEYDRSQTLAARGTISTAALDRARSETRAATARLETAKAAVSMREAELANARAQLISFDDLGLAAAVAGNAASDIALVAPVSGRILRVLQQSETILPAGAAVLEIGDIAGDLEVTVELISSDAVQVGLGDRVIIDDWGGATPLAGEVTRIAPLGVTKTSALGVEEQRVGVTVRFVGDAEARAALGHGYRVVVRIVTWENAEALRVPQSALFRNAEGWAAFRVEGGRAVQVPVTLGPGNDTAAEVRSGLSDGDTVVLYPAADMMDGARIAPRTSD, from the coding sequence ATGGCAAACCCGCGCAACCGCACCCGCCTGATCCTCTGGAGCCTGCTCGCGCTGCTGCTGGGCAGCGCCCTGCTGGCCGCGTTCTGGCCGCGCCCGGTGCTGGTCGATCTCGGCACGGTGACGCGCGGCCCGCTGACGGTCACCATCGACGAAGAGGGCCGCACCCGCGTGCACGACGTCTACGTCGTCTCGACCCCGGTGGCCGGGCGGCTGCTGCGGGTGCAGGCCATCGCCGGCGACGCGGTCGAACAGGGGCGCCCCGTCGCCCACATGCGCCCCACCAACCCCGACGCGCTCGACATCCGCACCCGCGAGCAGGCCACCGCCGCGGTCGCCGCCGCGCAGGCCGCGCTCAAGGTCGCCGAGGCCGAGGTGAACGCAGCAGACGCGGACGCCGAGCTTGCCGCCTCGGAATACGACCGCAGCCAGACGCTTGCCGCGCGCGGCACGATCAGCACGGCGGCGCTCGACCGCGCCCGATCCGAGACGCGCGCCGCCACCGCACGGCTCGAGACCGCCAAGGCCGCCGTGTCGATGCGCGAGGCCGAGCTCGCCAACGCCCGCGCCCAGCTCATCAGTTTCGACGACCTCGGGCTGGCCGCTGCCGTGGCCGGCAATGCCGCCTCGGACATCGCGCTGGTCGCGCCCGTCTCGGGGCGTATCCTGCGGGTGCTGCAACAGTCCGAGACGATCCTGCCCGCCGGCGCTGCCGTGCTCGAGATCGGCGACATCGCAGGCGACCTCGAAGTGACGGTCGAACTGATCTCGTCGGACGCGGTGCAGGTCGGGCTGGGGGATCGCGTCATCATCGACGACTGGGGCGGCGCCACCCCGCTTGCCGGCGAAGTGACCCGCATCGCGCCGCTCGGCGTGACCAAGACCTCGGCGCTCGGGGTCGAGGAGCAGCGCGTCGGCGTGACCGTGCGCTTCGTCGGAGACGCCGAGGCCCGCGCCGCGCTGGGGCACGGCTACAGGGTCGTGGTGCGCATCGTCACCTGGGAGAACGCCGAGGCGCTCCGGGTGCCGCAGAGCGCGCTGTTCCGCAATGCCGAGGGCTGGGCCGCCTTCCGGGTCGAGGGCGGCCGCGCGGTGCAGGTGCCGGTGACGCTCGGGCCGGGCAACGACACGGCGGCAGAGGTGCGCTCGGGGCTCTCCGACGGCGATACGGTCGTGCTCTACCCCGCCGCTGACATGATGGACGGGGCACGCATCGCGCCGCGCACCTCCGACTAG
- a CDS encoding ABC transporter permease, which translates to MVSPLDRKLARDLWHMKGQGLAIAVVMGLGVMMQVMMSGLVSSLDETRRGYYERYRLADAIAPVERAPDNVLHRLAALPGVGSVEGRTSGAALIDLPDRAVPLQAQALSLPYDGTPRLNAIRLEAGRLFERGHTDEAVLLDSFAIAHGLRPGDRLPATMNGARRVFRIVGLARAPEFLYSAAPGEMVPDDSRFGVLWLSPETMAAAYDMEGAFNQALIGFARGAREEAVLDAVDRALAPYGSTGAYGREDMFSNRFVSEEIDGLRDTARAIPPIFMAVAAFLLNIVIARMVQAEREEIGLLKAFGYRSAEIGAHYLKLVLAIALLGALLGCLAGIAAGRAMVQLYLQFFKFPFLVFRLEPAAFATGIAVSVLAATAGGAIVLRRIFALAPAEAMRPPTPPDYSGSGRWRGLMRLFDQPTRMVLRRFTRTPFRMAGAVVGITCGMALSVGMITIHAGFAQAIALSFDVMDRSEATVSFTHAVSDKTLFELARHPGITRVEGRRDVPVILRNGLQSHRGSITALPEGPELFRALTPDLHPIAMRGEGLVLSRALASKLKLEVGERMTVDVREGAQPVLSLPVLAISETLLGAPAYMSLAGLNRVLGEPGRVSGAALLIDEAEAAEVYAWLKGLPTVAGVTLKQEARDSFERIMNEGAGWSRFVMSAVAFVITFGIVYNAARIALAERSRDLASLRVIGFSRGEAAYVLLGELGLVTLLALPLGAGLGAAFAYLLATAYSSDLYTIPVVFHPATFGAAALVVIGGAVVSGLLVKRDVDRADLVTALKTVD; encoded by the coding sequence ATGGTGAGCCCCCTCGACCGCAAACTCGCCCGCGACCTGTGGCACATGAAGGGACAGGGGCTCGCCATCGCCGTGGTGATGGGGCTCGGTGTGATGATGCAGGTGATGATGTCGGGGCTCGTCTCGTCGCTCGACGAGACCCGGCGCGGCTACTACGAACGCTACCGGCTGGCCGACGCGATCGCCCCGGTGGAACGTGCCCCCGACAACGTGCTGCACCGGCTGGCGGCCCTGCCCGGCGTGGGCTCGGTCGAGGGCCGCACCAGCGGCGCCGCGCTGATCGACCTGCCCGACCGGGCCGTGCCGCTTCAGGCGCAGGCCTTGTCGCTGCCCTACGACGGAACTCCGCGGCTCAACGCCATCCGCCTCGAGGCCGGGCGGCTGTTCGAGCGCGGACACACCGACGAGGCGGTGCTGCTCGACAGTTTCGCCATCGCACATGGCCTGCGGCCGGGCGACCGGCTGCCCGCCACCATGAACGGCGCGCGGCGGGTGTTCCGCATCGTCGGCCTCGCCCGGGCGCCGGAGTTCCTCTATTCCGCCGCCCCCGGCGAGATGGTCCCCGACGACAGTCGCTTCGGCGTGCTGTGGCTGTCGCCCGAGACCATGGCCGCGGCCTACGACATGGAGGGGGCCTTCAACCAGGCGCTGATCGGCTTCGCGCGCGGCGCGCGGGAAGAGGCGGTGCTCGACGCGGTCGACAGGGCGCTCGCACCCTACGGCTCGACCGGCGCCTACGGCCGCGAGGACATGTTCTCGAACCGTTTCGTCTCGGAAGAGATCGACGGGCTGCGCGATACCGCCCGCGCCATCCCGCCGATCTTCATGGCGGTCGCGGCGTTCCTGCTGAACATCGTGATCGCCCGAATGGTCCAGGCCGAACGCGAGGAGATCGGCCTGCTCAAGGCCTTCGGCTACCGCTCGGCCGAGATCGGCGCGCACTACCTGAAGCTGGTGCTGGCCATAGCGCTGCTGGGCGCGCTACTGGGCTGCCTTGCCGGGATCGCCGCGGGGCGGGCGATGGTCCAGCTCTACCTGCAGTTCTTCAAGTTCCCCTTCCTCGTGTTCCGGCTGGAGCCCGCGGCCTTTGCCACCGGCATCGCGGTCAGCGTGCTGGCGGCGACGGCGGGCGGCGCCATCGTGCTGCGGCGGATCTTCGCGCTCGCGCCCGCCGAGGCCATGCGCCCGCCCACCCCGCCGGATTACTCGGGCTCCGGGCGCTGGCGTGGGCTGATGCGGCTCTTCGACCAGCCCACGCGCATGGTTCTGCGGCGCTTCACCCGCACACCGTTCCGCATGGCCGGCGCCGTCGTGGGCATCACCTGCGGCATGGCGCTGTCGGTCGGCATGATCACCATCCACGCCGGTTTCGCGCAGGCCATCGCGCTCAGCTTCGACGTGATGGACCGCTCCGAGGCCACGGTGAGCTTCACCCACGCGGTGTCCGACAAGACGCTCTTCGAGCTGGCCCGGCATCCCGGCATCACCCGGGTCGAGGGGCGGCGCGACGTGCCGGTGATCCTCCGCAACGGGCTGCAGAGCCACCGGGGCAGCATAACCGCGCTACCCGAGGGCCCCGAGCTGTTCCGGGCGCTCACCCCGGACCTGCACCCCATCGCCATGCGCGGCGAGGGGCTGGTGCTGTCCCGGGCGCTGGCCTCGAAGCTGAAGCTCGAGGTCGGCGAGCGGATGACCGTGGACGTCCGCGAAGGCGCGCAGCCGGTGCTGTCGCTGCCGGTCCTGGCGATCTCGGAAACCCTGCTGGGCGCCCCGGCCTACATGTCGCTTGCCGGGCTCAACCGCGTGCTGGGCGAACCGGGCCGCGTCTCGGGCGCGGCGCTGCTGATCGACGAGGCAGAGGCTGCCGAGGTCTATGCCTGGCTCAAGGGGCTGCCGACGGTCGCGGGCGTCACCCTCAAGCAGGAGGCGCGGGACTCCTTCGAGCGGATCATGAACGAGGGCGCGGGCTGGTCGCGCTTCGTGATGTCGGCGGTGGCCTTCGTCATCACCTTCGGCATCGTCTACAACGCCGCGCGCATCGCGCTGGCCGAACGCAGCCGCGACCTTGCCTCGCTGCGGGTCATCGGCTTCTCGCGTGGCGAGGCCGCCTACGTGCTGCTCGGCGAGCTCGGGCTCGTCACGCTGCTGGCGCTGCCGCTCGGCGCCGGGCTCGGGGCGGCCTTCGCCTACCTGCTCGCAACCGCCTATTCCTCCGACCTCTACACGATCCCGGTCGTCTTCCACCCCGCCACCTTCGGCGCTGCGGCGCTGGTGGTGATCGGCGGGGCGGTGGTGTCGGGATTGCTGGTCAAACGCGACGTCGACCGGGCCGACCTGGTCACGGCGCTCAAGACAGTGGACTGA
- a CDS encoding ABC transporter ATP-binding protein, giving the protein MATPAYRAEGLTRTYGEGASAVHALRGVDLSLPTGEIVVLLGPSGSGKSTLLNILGGLDRPSSGRAWFRDAELTAMTDRQLTRYRRDHLGFIFQFYNLMPSLTAEENVELVTEIARDPMTPSEALELVGLEKRRGHFPSQLSGGEQQRVAIARAVAKQPDVLLCDEPTGALDSTTGREVLGVLQHLNETLGTTVLIVTHAAATAAMADRVIRFADGAIRTVDRNPGKRPAREIEW; this is encoded by the coding sequence ATGGCGACACCCGCCTACCGGGCCGAAGGGCTCACACGCACCTACGGCGAAGGCGCCTCGGCAGTTCATGCGCTGCGCGGGGTCGATCTGTCGTTGCCCACGGGCGAGATCGTGGTGCTGCTCGGGCCCTCGGGCAGCGGCAAGTCGACGCTGCTGAACATCCTCGGCGGGCTCGACCGGCCGAGTTCCGGTCGCGCGTGGTTCCGCGATGCCGAGCTCACGGCGATGACCGACCGGCAGCTCACGCGCTACCGGCGCGACCACCTCGGCTTCATCTTCCAGTTCTACAACCTCATGCCCTCGCTCACCGCCGAGGAGAACGTCGAGCTGGTCACCGAGATCGCCCGCGACCCGATGACCCCCTCCGAGGCGCTCGAGCTGGTCGGCCTCGAGAAACGGCGCGGGCATTTCCCCAGCCAGCTGTCGGGCGGCGAGCAGCAGCGCGTCGCCATCGCCCGCGCGGTCGCCAAGCAGCCCGACGTGCTGCTCTGCGACGAGCCCACCGGGGCGCTCGACAGCACCACCGGCCGCGAGGTGCTGGGCGTTCTCCAGCATCTCAACGAGACGCTCGGCACCACCGTGCTGATCGTGACCCACGCCGCCGCCACCGCCGCCATGGCCGACCGGGTGATCCGCTTCGCAGACGGCGCCATCCGCACGGTCGACCGCAACCCCGGGAAGCGCCCCGCGCGGGAGATCGAATGGTGA
- a CDS encoding formate dehydrogenase subunit delta codes for MSPEKMVTMANQIATFFASQPGDGSEGVAIHINDFWEPRMRAQLLSYIEDGGKGLHPLVIDAAGRIRAPAAEA; via the coding sequence ATGTCGCCTGAAAAGATGGTCACCATGGCGAACCAGATCGCCACCTTCTTCGCCAGCCAGCCCGGCGACGGGAGCGAGGGCGTCGCGATTCACATCAACGACTTCTGGGAGCCCCGCATGCGGGCGCAGCTGCTGTCCTACATCGAGGACGGCGGCAAGGGGCTGCACCCGCTGGTGATCGACGCCGCCGGCAGGATCCGCGCCCCCGCCGCCGAGGCTTGA